CAGGGCGCCGTCCGCAGCTGCGGACGGCGCCCTGTTCACATCAGGAGATTCACGGGAGTGAGCGAATGCCTATGACGGATCCCATTCAAATCCGGGAACCGACTTGGCATAGGTCGACAAGAACTCCATCGACGCCTCCAGGGCGCTGGTGCGCTGCTCCGCAACCTCGTGTTCGAGCTTGTGGCCCAGCTTCAGCAGCTCGGGCGTGGACCGCAGCGAATCCAGAACAGCGCTCTGGATCTGCGACCACATCCAATCCACCTGCTGATCGGCGCGATACTGCTTGAGGCCCACCGTCTTGTCCACCCAGTCACGGTGTTCGACAACGGCCTTCCACACATCATCCAGCCCATCACCGGTGTAGGCCGAGCAGGTGAGCACCGGAGTGCGCCACCCATCGGCCTCGTCGTTGATGAGCTTCATGGCGATGGACAGATCGCGCGCGGTCACCCGCGCCTCGCCGGCATTGTCCCCGTCGGCCTTGTTCACGGCAATCACATCGGCGAGCTCCAGAATGCCTCGCTTGATGCCCTGCAGCTGGTCGCCCGAACCGGTGAGCGCAAGCATGAGGAAGGTATCCACCATGCCCGACACCGCCACTTCGGACTGACCCACACCGACCGTCTCGACGA
The window above is part of the Propionibacterium freudenreichii subsp. freudenreichii genome. Proteins encoded here:
- the meaB gene encoding methylmalonyl Co-A mutase-associated GTPase MeaB translates to MPRPFNVPELVDEVLANKRPGLARAITLVESTLPAHRPLARELLAALLPHSGNAIRVGLTGVPGAGKSTFTDAMGVRLIDRGHKVAVLAVDPSSSRTGGSILGDRTRMGKLAESDSAFIRPSPSAGHLGGVARATREAMIIVEAAGYDTVIVETVGVGQSEVAVSGMVDTFLMLALTGSGDQLQGIKRGILELADVIAVNKADGDNAGEARVTARDLSIAMKLINDEADGWRTPVLTCSAYTGDGLDDVWKAVVEHRDWVDKTVGLKQYRADQQVDWMWSQIQSAVLDSLRSTPELLKLGHKLEHEVAEQRTSALEASMEFLSTYAKSVPGFEWDPS